ATCAAGCACACAGTCTGCCACGAGAAAGAAGGCGCATTAGTTATATGCCCAAACGGTACCCAGAGAAAAAGCATCACAAAAAACCACATATGATATACAGtttcaattatatttaaaacaAGAGTGGCTTTCTTACCCTGGCAATTTCAACTATTATGGTTTTATCAGGATTACTGAGATCAACTTTATGAGGTGCAGGAACTGACTTTGCCACTGCATCAATGATTTCCATCCTGTCAACACCAGTATTTGCACGGGCTTCATACAGTACAGCAAACTGCACATGTAACAATTCTCATCATCACAACAGATCCGTCTTTTTACAGTAAACAGTATTTTGGAATGCAGGTTCAAAACCAAAAATGATTGAGCTGAAAGATACAATGCAAAGTATTACCTTCTGCGGATTTTGAGTTTCCACTGGAAAGTGCTGCTCCACAAGAGGCTTGATTGCCCTTGAAATTTCCTCTTTTGAAGCATAACATGAGACTTCAATTGGCAAAATTCTCAAAATAAACCTAAAAGTGGGCAATACTGTATCACTGTTTctcattttctcattttttgttttgacaAAAGAAACTGCATGTACCTTGACATATGTTTCCTCGTCGATGCTGCTGATGTCACTATCTGATGAACTATATCTTTGGGGCTTTTGTCCCCATCTTTCCTTCGCATTTGTACAAATACAACACCATTACAACCTGAATCAAGCTTGAGAAATCGTCTCTGCAAGAAGGAAAAATCAATAGTGAGATCAACAAGCCAAACTTTTAACAGAGAACACTAGTCCTATCAAGTCACCTTATTCTTGTCTCCCAATTCTTCAAGCTCTTCTTCAATTAACCTATCAATCGACTTCTGTTCCCCTTTCTCCttcgaattgcatgttgggGCATCTGTTTTGGAACACTGTTTCATGGCTGGTGGCTCATCAGCTTTATTTTCAACTTCTCCTTTATCATCATCAGCTTTGTCTACTGGATCAGCATTGGAATCATCGATCTTCGGAGCATCTGATTTTCCCTCAGCTCCATTGCCACAATTTGCATCACCATCATCGTTATCTTTTCCCTCAGTTATAAGCGTTTTGTCccccttttcctcttcttcctgcTGCTCCGCCTCATCGTCACTACTAGAAGAATCAGAATCCGCGAACGTAATCTTTGTATTCATAGGTTTGTTAGGTAATCCTTTAGCACCTGGATTTTCCCCATGAACTAGCTCTTCATAAAACTGTTAGACAAAATCAACACAGCATAGCATGGCAAATCAagcaattatattatataatctaCCAAACGTAAAAGCTAAAACGAACATTTGCAATTGATAAGAAAAGAAACAGAACTAAATCCCTAAATTAATTTCACGAGTAAATAATTGATGAATTAGTGCTGAGGGGAAAAGGAGGGAAATTATATAGTACCGATTCAAGGATATTGAAAGCTTCACGAGAGGCTTGGTGCTCCCTACCACCGTCGCAGGTGATGAAGAAACCTTGAACGCCGGGGCGCAGTGGGTATGAACCCTTCTTCTTCACTGGCTTctgagaaaaaaaaactaagtgTAAGAGGGGCAGAGAAATAAAGCGTGAATAAAAAGCAACggaagagagatgagagaagagaggagagacATTGTGAGGGAGATAGCGCTTCCTCTTCTTGCCGGCGGCGGCGGCTGCATCGGGCGCCATTCTCTTCTCCAACACTTCACTCACTCAATCACTTAACCGCCTATCCTTCCTCCCACgtccttttatttttcgtttcaatttcaattttaaataaaaaatattttatgtttacttattattattattattattattattattattatactgttgttttttttattattagactattgttatttacttatttaccAATACGTTCTAAATAAGAATATTTAAAGATTATTTAAGTTGAATTTAAGattgaaaatttctaaaaaatcaattataatataaattaattcagttaatttttttaattttaaaatttaagaaaataggAGTAGTGaggagttttattttttttaatgtaactagcatattttttcattagtttGCTGAATTGCTGTAATTGACTATATTCTAAATTAGTTCATTAGCAGAATCCTTTACAATTAAttgattataataaaataaacttttataaaatttctagTGTGAAATGTAGAAGAAATATCCTCTATTATGGAAGTAAAACCTGCTTCTATTCATTAACatcttatttaaaaatatggttGAAATCCATATTAAATTCCTTTAAAGtgataaattagtaaaataaattttatattatttacattatttgaCATCTTTCATTGGATTTTTAAACAAAGATCAACATAGATAAGTTGGTTATTGGCTTGAAATCGGCGGCCTGCAGTAGCATTCCTCGTTGTAGCCTTCGGTGCAAATTTAGGTAATTGTTCAAttattttgccaaaattttGAGATATTTTATTTGGATTCTTTATTACTTCTCAATGAAAATATAGTAACATTCAAGTAAAAatttacccttttttttttcttataacaGCTATCGAGACTTTCCTAGCCAAGGAGTGAAACGTAATGCTTAATCAGAGAAGAGAAGGATTGTGCATTCGGATTAGCTAAATTTTGGGATACTCATATTCATTCCTTAGTTGTTTATAATTCACATTTTAGTAGAGGTATTCATGAAACTGACAGGCCTACTTTAATTAGACCTGAGTTCATTCTAAAAAATACTGAATTTATAACTCAAAagtgaaatataaaaatataatatgagattattaattttattttaagatatattttttattataaaaaaagactTCGGATCGAGTCGGATGATTCGAAGTATAATCCGAACCTAATCTAAAAACAGCACTGAATGTTATTGGCCAGTAACAAACCTTTAAATGGAGTTCAGTACCGCGGTGGATTAATCTTTGGCCTGTCGGGTTGAAAGATaccatgaaaaacaaaaaaaaataacaaattcaaatCCGACAAAATATGTCTTAAATTTGAACCGAATATTAAACACTTCTAGATTATCTTTCATTTTGTCTTAAATTCAAACCGAATATTAAACACTTCTAGATTATCTTTTCTATGATTAATATCTTCGTAGTCTGTTTTCTAGATTTTAGCccgttaataataaaaaaattaacaaattaattactctaataatttttcttattttagaaAAACTTATTCTTACAGgattaacataataaaaatcacCTATGatgaaaattacaaatttaataataattaatcccacattttattattttaccaatcgttattttagaatttttttcatatattaaaagagtattaaaataaaaataaaagaagaaatccACCAGTTGGATATagaattcttatatttttactcccaaaaaaaaaatgaaaaactgtTGCTTCCCATGAATACAAAAGCAAACTTGAAGGCAACATTTTTTGGAAGGAAACAATATGTATATTCAATTTCAAGCTTAGTCACTCATTACCTGCCCTAATAATGGAGGTATTACACGCAGATGATCTCAAAGATACGAGAGATCAATGCATTAACACAAAACTATCCAGTTAAAAAATATGACAAGAATTATATAAATGGATAACTTGGTCAAAGAATAGACGAAACATTCCCTTTATACAAAGATATTAAATATGGAGAATAAATTCTGATTTACAGGGCTAtacgtatatatataaaaatatatatatagcagCTGTACCCTCCTTCCTATCAACATCTTTAGGATGAATACGAGGCAGCAAGAAGTGCAGTTCCAATGCCTGATCCATCTTCTGTGACCTTTATAATTACATGCTTAGCAATATCTTCACCCAATATCTCGTTCAGTGCTTCATGCAAGTACTCACTAAACAAACTATAGCTAGAATACAAACCTCCTTCGATTGCCACAACCGTTCGCCTCATCTTTGTGTTGCTTCTACCCCGGCCACCCGTAATGCCACCACTGCCGTCCCTACCAATCTTCTTCAGGATGCCAACAATACCAGCTGCTGCTAATCGAGCCGCTCTACGGGTGACAACGTCGCACACCTTCACCACAATTTTTCTTGCCTTCATTGGAACTTCTGGAATCTGTAAGGACAACCAAATGTCCAAACCCATCAGGTAACTTGTTGCTGTTAGATTATGGGGACAAAAACTATGGTGTTTGACTTGTTTACCTCGAAGACTTCTTTAAGGATTCTTGCTACTTCCCTCAAGTCAGGAGAATTATCCTCGTGCATGGCGGCCATCAAAGGAGTCCTGAAACTCATTAGAAGAAAACAATTGGACATGGAACATAATAGGCTTTTATAATATACACCACAATTCAGAACAGAAATGATAATTGTGAATTCCAACTTTCAAGAAAATATCTCTCATCTTCATCAGTTAAAAGGGTATTTTCTCTCTTCAACAAACATACCTCAGTATGAAAGGGATCTTAAGCTTGGGAGAAATAAGTTCAAACATATCCGACTCCATTGACATCCTGAGAATGACTCTCCTCACAATATCACCCAAATACATTCCTGATATCATTTTCTCAAAACCCTGCACCAAAAACTCCATAAAGTTTAGTCATTGCACATTGAGGTTTGAGCACTAGGGATCATAAGATGCAGAACCTAACCTGGTCATTTGGATTAGGACTCTCGGCATCTAAATCAATGTCATATGATGTTCTCGGCAAGTGAGATGACCAAAAGTTCCCCCACTCCATGTTGACaacctttaataaaaaaaaagtttgtagtaagctaaaaaataaaataataataataacaaaaatcaaatagAAGGAGGAGCAACATACCATGCGTCCTGATGCTGTAAGAAGACCCTGACATTTGATAATAGCATCAATCCGTTCCAAATAGCAGGCATTTGTACCAGTACCAATTATAATTGCAGCAACAGTATCTGGATCGTGATAGTGCCCAAGAGCTAATGTTCCAACAGTGTCATTAACCTGATTAAAATGAACACAAAATTATGGTTTTTTAATTAACACAAATGAAGTGAAACAAAAAGAACATACATTTGATAGTGCactaactaaatgcaaattAACATTTAATCCCAAGCCTCAAAGTAGAGAATTTAAGTCAGCAACGTGGCTTTTTGAAAAAGTAGCAATTCACTTAACACTCCTTCTATACCATCTACAATCATAAAATTATTGCAGGGAATTGAGGGAAACAAAAATAACAGATAtcctaaaagaaaatgaatatcTCCTAGAACCTAGAAAAACACGATTTATTGGAGATGCAAGCGATAAAAAATCAGAAGACATCCTTAATCACACTTCTTTAACAAACATAACTGGCTTTCTTTTGCTGGTAATACCGGAGCAAATGGACAAAAAATGAACAATAATCATAAGGGGGAAAAAGGAAGTTTCTTACCAGGGCTGCCACATGCACATCTAGCCCTTTTCGCGACAATGCTTCCTGCAAACATGCAGCAACATCTCTTCCTACCTGACAACAAACAACTTCCTatcttaataattttaaatatagttCATCAAAATACAGCCTGAAAGACATGTGCAACTTGAACAGGATCTTTATATCTATTTTAGAAGACTAATTGCcttgttatctattttttaacaTAGAGCAGGTTATAATCTTGCTTTGAGACTTATATCAAGCATAAGCAAAGATCAATACTTTTAATTCCAccaaacaaatttaataatttatgtttatatCTTAGAAAGAAGTTTAAAAatcccccccccccccccccaaaaaaaaaaaaaatatgtaaaaataacCAGCAAAGTATATGACCAAGTTTTCCCATGAGCAATAAACAAGAAATTATGCCTTTCACAAAGTTCCCTATGATATGAACTTTACTTATAGAAACTACTTGGAAGTTAAGCACTAACCATATTTACAACGGAAAAACCTTTTGTCCATTTGATTAAAATGCCTGAGGAAACTGACATTTGTTTTACGggaaaagagaaagtaaatccAAGTTCCCTTCGGTTAGTAGAAATATTGGAACCATCTCCTTCTTTTGCAATGAACTCCTTTAATGAAGATGCAATAAAATCAAAGAGCTCCTGcattcaacaaaaataaaataagatatacTCCTGTTAGTAGAACAAAACAAATTCCAGACACCTAGCATTTTAAGACTTTAAATTCAACTACCTCGCTCGTGCTAGTCATTAGATGTTCAGGAATAGGTTGTCTTTCTACATCATTTTCCAAGACAGAAGATCGTTGACCATTTAAATGAACCCGCAAGACCCTAAAATTTGTACCCCCAAGATGTAGTGCATAATATGTTCCTCTTTCGGTCCTGATATATAAATACATCACTTTTGTATTCAGTTGACGAAatcctcaaacaaaacataGAAAGTTATGCACAAGCATGTTGATAATGGTAATATGTAAACATCATtgtcttttacttttactaaGTAGGAATTGTTCCAGTAGTTGAATATTTTCGACCAATAATACTCAAAATAAGTAAACATATCTTAAAGCAAACAACAACCTATGAATTGTATAATCCATTCCCAGCCAGCATTAAAATTTACTTAAGTTAATGATCATAATAATGTGATTTTTCAAGACACCATTGTTCATACAAACTTATTTGGTGATGGAAAAAGCTGCTAAATGTGCTTAGAAACAGCATTTCCAACTATAAAAGAAACCCAAATGCTTCAAatcaaaatacaccaaaaacaAATATGCAATAAAAATGTGTAGTGGAAACAGCAAGCAAACAAACAATAAGTAAGTGGACAAAGCACACAGCTGGACACATTTATTGCAACTTGCAAGCGCGTAAGAGGGACACAAGCCAAAAACTAGGGGAAAAAGCTCAGACAAACGCAGCTACAACAATAGAACCAAAATACAAATGAGAGGGGGTTTTAACAAAGAAGAAATCAAAAGACAATTACTCAAGAAACCATATAATCACCAAAGCAAAAAActtaatcaacaacaataacaataaagaaATAACAAAACTTTATTCAATGACACAGTTAATCAACCAAAAAGGGGGAACGGAATCAAAAATAAAACGAAGAGGAAAACACAGAAAAGTTACCCATTGGGGAGATTATCAACGAAGGTGAGAAGCATTTTGAGCTTGGAACCACCTTCGGAAGCTAAACCAGCGTGCATCTCCACAGCCATGGCGTCCACCACCTGCTTCAACCTCCCAACTGGCGTATCACAACCTTCCTCAAGTTCCCTTAACACATTCACCACCTTCCTCCACTTCCTCCTACTCTTCACCCTCCTCCCAACCACCACCACCNNNNNNNNNNNNNNNNNNNNNNNNNNNNNNNNNNNNNNCCACTGATTATTCCCAACCATCACAAAACGGCGCCGTTTCACcatgcaaaaacaaaaaatcaaaaaaaaaaaaagaaaaacgaaCTCCTCTGAATATTATATATGATTCTCTAAACAAAAACTCTGCACCGATGAGACTATTCTCCAGCGAAACAAACAGAACTCGCCGGCGATTGAAGTATCAGATTTTCCGGCGAGTGTTACCGGAAAAGTGtagagagagaatgagagagagagactgAGACACACGGCGGCTCCGCACTCGTTTGGAAATTAGGATGTGTTGTTGGAAGGAGGACCGGTTTGCCCCCTTCACACTTTTTATAAGGCTGTGCGTAATTACTGATTTGCCCTCCTACACTTTTCAATTTCTCGGATTTGTCACGGTATCTCTTTTGCCAAAGAGATCTTTTTTTACCGTTTATGACAGATTTTGAGGTTAATGACTCCTTTGACTTCTCACCTCCCTctttgctctctctctctctctctcaatcacactcttttttttttcctttttcttttcatgaaTCTCATCACTACATATTCACATGCCATTCTCTTTGTCTTTTGAATTACTAAAATTGTTGTGGCTTTGAACAAACAAACTACTATGTTGCGTAGTATATTAATTAGTGGTGGGACTAACATGCAAAATTATGAGGTGAGGGGTCaaattgttattttaataataGTATTTAACCTTTCAATAATGTAACATCCAATGCTACATACACTAAGTAATTAAGTATTCCTCTTATTACAGAATTAAAGACTACTATATATGAATATGATTTGTATGAAATGAAGTTAGAGTTGGATATATATTATCTCTTGTCTCATTAAGAAAGACTTCTTCTTCATTGAGCAACAAATAAAACAGGTATATATGTATGACTGTGTAAGATGACTCTTGGCCTTATATTAGTAGTGACAACTATTACGTTCCATTTTAAATTAGAAGAAGGTATAGCTAGGGTATGATTTATGATCACATTGATGAGCTCTATTTGAAAGTAACCAGCttggagttttttttttcattttttaataatatcctTTCATTGATGAGCTTAACTACTTTTAAAAGTTATTACAAT
The Arachis duranensis cultivar V14167 chromosome 5, aradu.V14167.gnm2.J7QH, whole genome shotgun sequence genome window above contains:
- the LOC107488388 gene encoding hexokinase-3; protein product: MAVEMHAGLASEGGSKLKMLLTFVDNLPNGTERGTYYALHLGGTNFRVLRVHLNGQRSSVLENDVERQPIPEHLMTSTSEELFDFIASSLKEFIAKEGDGSNISTNRRELGFTFSFPVKQMSVSSGILIKWTKGFSVVNMVGRDVAACLQEALSRKGLDVHVAALVNDTVGTLALGHYHDPDTVAAIIIGTGTNACYLERIDAIIKCQGLLTASGRMVVNMEWGNFWSSHLPRTSYDIDLDAESPNPNDQGFEKMISGMYLGDIVRRVILRMSMESDMFELISPKLKIPFILRTPLMAAMHEDNSPDLREVARILKEVFEIPEVPMKARKIVVKVCDVVTRRAARLAAAGIVGILKKIGRDGSGGITGGRGRSNTKMRRTVVAIEGGLYSSYSLFSEYLHEALNEILGEDIAKHVIIKVTEDGSGIGTALLAASYSS
- the LOC107488389 gene encoding uncharacterized protein LOC107488389 yields the protein MAPDAAAAAGKKRKRYLPHNKPVKKKGSYPLRPGVQGFFITCDGGREHQASREAFNILESFYEELVHGENPGAKGLPNKPMNTKITFADSDSSSSDDEAEQQEEEEKGDKTLITEGKDNDDGDANCGNGAEGKSDAPKIDDSNADPVDKADDDKGEVENKADEPPAMKQCSKTDAPTCNSKEKGEQKSIDRLIEEELEELGDKNKRRFLKLDSGCNGVVFVQMRRKDGDKSPKDIVHQIVTSAASTRKHMSRFILRILPIEVSCYASKEEISRAIKPLVEQHFPVETQNPQKFAVLYEARANTGVDRMEIIDAVAKSVPAPHKVDLSNPDKTIIVEIARTVCLIGVIEKYKEFSKYNLRQLASRKA